A region of Eschrichtius robustus isolate mEscRob2 chromosome 19, mEscRob2.pri, whole genome shotgun sequence DNA encodes the following proteins:
- the CD79A gene encoding B-cell antigen receptor complex-associated protein alpha chain isoform X2 — protein MPGGPRALRTPRASTFLLLIFAAGLGPRCQALWVDWGPPSVTVSIGDKVRLLCRHNGSNPNVTWWRILQGNSTWPPMMELSSPGPEEPLPRPFLDMGEGTKNNIITAEGIILLICAVVPGTLLLFRKRWQNMKFGADVQDDYEDENLYEGLNLDDCSMYEDISRGLQGTYQDVGSLHIGDVQLEKP, from the exons ATGCCTGGGGGTCCCCGAGCCCTCCGAACCCCGCGTGCCTCCACCTTTCTCCTCTTGATCTTCGCTGCTGGCCTGG GCCCgaggtgccaggccctgtgggtGGACTGGGGCCCACCATCGGTGACGGTGAGCATCGGGGACAAGGTCCGCCTCCTGTGCAGGCACAATGGCAGCAACCCCAACGTCACGTGGTGGCGCATCCTCCAAGGCAACTCCACGTGGCCCCCTATGATGGAGCTCTCAAGCCCGGGCCCCGAGG AGCCACTCCCCAGGCCCTTCCTGGACATGGGGGAGGGCACCAAGAACAACATCATCACAGCCGAGGGCATCATCCTGCTGATCTGCGCCGTGGTGCCTGGGACGCTGCTGCTCTTCAGG AAACGGTGGCAGAACATGAAATTCGGGGCAGATGTCCAGGATGACTATGAAGATGAAAATCTTTATGAG GGCCTGAACCTCGATGACTGCTCCATGTACGAGGACATCTCCCGGGGCCTCCAGGGCACCTACCAGGATGTGGGCAGCCTCCACATCGGAGACGTTCAGCTGGAGAAGCCGTGA
- the CD79A gene encoding B-cell antigen receptor complex-associated protein alpha chain isoform X1 produces the protein MPGGPRALRTPRASTFLLLIFAAGLGPRCQALWVDWGPPSVTVSIGDKVRLLCRHNGSNPNVTWWRILQGNSTWPPMMELSSPGPEGELIIQQVNKSHRGMYRCQVKEGQKIQRSCGTYLRVREPLPRPFLDMGEGTKNNIITAEGIILLICAVVPGTLLLFRKRWQNMKFGADVQDDYEDENLYEGLNLDDCSMYEDISRGLQGTYQDVGSLHIGDVQLEKP, from the exons ATGCCTGGGGGTCCCCGAGCCCTCCGAACCCCGCGTGCCTCCACCTTTCTCCTCTTGATCTTCGCTGCTGGCCTGG GCCCgaggtgccaggccctgtgggtGGACTGGGGCCCACCATCGGTGACGGTGAGCATCGGGGACAAGGTCCGCCTCCTGTGCAGGCACAATGGCAGCAACCCCAACGTCACGTGGTGGCGCATCCTCCAAGGCAACTCCACGTGGCCCCCTATGATGGAGCTCTCAAGCCCGGGCCCCGAGGGCGAGCTGATCATCCAGCAGGTGAACAAGAGCCACAGGGGCATGTACAGGTGCCAAGTCAAGGAAGGCCAGAAGATCCAGCGCTCCTGTGGGACCTACCTCCGCGTGCGTG AGCCACTCCCCAGGCCCTTCCTGGACATGGGGGAGGGCACCAAGAACAACATCATCACAGCCGAGGGCATCATCCTGCTGATCTGCGCCGTGGTGCCTGGGACGCTGCTGCTCTTCAGG AAACGGTGGCAGAACATGAAATTCGGGGCAGATGTCCAGGATGACTATGAAGATGAAAATCTTTATGAG GGCCTGAACCTCGATGACTGCTCCATGTACGAGGACATCTCCCGGGGCCTCCAGGGCACCTACCAGGATGTGGGCAGCCTCCACATCGGAGACGTTCAGCTGGAGAAGCCGTGA